The following coding sequences are from one Hymenobacter sp. DG25A window:
- a CDS encoding sensor histidine kinase, with protein sequence MKLRSKFSLFNALSRVLIVLLLVGVLPPVMSRLALITTDERLAQKKEKVLRIIQRNGISAFLDESSPETYGSYNLLKEEFISLEQIQPGPRINTIENSRRAVEDEIVDYRVLSYSFPLNGKHYLLEIGRSVGSIGETEANFRRYALYLLVVVGLLTTLADLAFFRYLLEPLGTIIHRRLKNVHNPASFNLEPVPTSTDDFRYLDESIREMMVTIRESFVKERRFIADASHELLTPLAVLQYRFDNMLADESLSDENLLKIVESQRTVHRLRSIIKSLLLISKIENEQFEREDTVSVASLVTEVSEEIQDRLALHELHLHQQLIGDFTLVGVNRGLLFTMLFNLVNNAVKYNRPQGEIFLVGRPAGEGYSLEIRDTGLGIARDFLPQLFARFHKANSADVESYGLGLSLVKTIADLHRIQIEVNSIEGLGSSFILWFPPPAAPFR encoded by the coding sequence ATGAAGCTGCGCTCCAAATTCTCGCTGTTTAATGCCCTGTCACGGGTGCTGATTGTGCTGTTGCTGGTGGGCGTGCTGCCCCCCGTAATGAGCCGTCTGGCACTGATTACTACCGATGAGCGGCTGGCCCAGAAAAAGGAGAAAGTGCTCAGAATCATTCAGCGCAACGGTATTTCCGCGTTTCTGGATGAGAGCAGCCCCGAAACCTACGGCAGCTACAACCTGCTGAAAGAAGAGTTTATCTCGCTGGAGCAGATTCAGCCCGGCCCGCGCATCAACACCATCGAGAATTCGCGGCGGGCGGTGGAGGACGAAATTGTGGACTACCGGGTGCTGAGCTATTCCTTTCCGCTGAATGGCAAGCATTACCTGCTGGAAATTGGCCGCAGCGTGGGCAGCATTGGCGAAACGGAGGCCAACTTCCGCCGCTACGCGCTGTACCTGCTGGTGGTAGTAGGCCTGCTCACCACGCTGGCCGACCTGGCTTTTTTTCGCTACCTGCTCGAGCCGCTGGGTACCATTATTCACCGGCGGCTGAAAAACGTGCACAATCCGGCCTCCTTCAACCTGGAGCCGGTGCCCACTAGCACCGACGACTTTCGCTACCTGGATGAGAGCATTCGGGAGATGATGGTAACCATCCGGGAGTCATTTGTGAAGGAGCGCCGCTTTATTGCCGATGCTTCCCACGAGCTACTCACGCCGCTGGCGGTGCTGCAATACCGCTTCGATAACATGCTGGCCGACGAAAGCCTGTCGGATGAAAATCTGCTGAAAATTGTGGAGTCGCAGCGCACGGTGCACCGGCTGCGGTCCATTATTAAGTCCTTGCTGCTGATTTCTAAAATTGAAAACGAGCAGTTTGAGCGCGAAGACACCGTTTCAGTAGCGAGCCTGGTAACCGAGGTAAGTGAGGAAATTCAGGACCGCCTGGCCCTGCACGAACTGCACCTGCATCAGCAGCTAATCGGCGACTTTACCCTGGTGGGCGTAAACCGGGGCCTGCTGTTTACCATGCTTTTTAACCTGGTGAACAATGCCGTGAAGTATAACCGGCCGCAGGGCGAGATATTTCTGGTAGGCCGGCCGGCCGGGGAGGGTTATTCGCTGGAAATCCGGGATACCGGCCTGGGCATTGCCCGGGATTTTCTGCCTCAGCTGTTTGCGCGCTTTCATAAAGCCAACTCAGCCGATGTAGAAAGCTACGGCCTCGGGCTTTCCTTGGTAAAAACCATTGCCGATCTGCACCGGATTCAAATCGAAGTAAATTCTATTGAAGGCCTAGGCAGCTCCTTCATCTTATGGTTTCCACCACCCGCCGCGCCCTTTAGATAA
- a CDS encoding NADPH-dependent FMN reductase, which translates to MITIVSGTNRPNSRARRVANLYAGMLTELGAECQILDLIHLPADFVLTALYENAGQHLHFNQLVRQAEAADKLVFVVPEYNCSFPGVLKAFIDGLPYPGGIRGKKAALIGLSAGSQGGILALNHLTDILMYLGTTVLPTRVRLPGIDAHLTEDGELHHTLFMQLLREQAEQLVAW; encoded by the coding sequence ATGATTACCATCGTTTCCGGCACCAACCGTCCCAACTCCCGCGCCCGGCGCGTGGCTAATCTGTATGCCGGAATGTTAACCGAGTTGGGGGCTGAATGCCAGATACTGGACCTGATACACCTGCCCGCCGACTTTGTGCTGACGGCACTGTATGAAAACGCCGGGCAGCACCTGCACTTCAATCAGCTGGTGCGGCAGGCTGAGGCGGCCGACAAGCTGGTGTTTGTAGTACCGGAGTATAACTGCTCGTTTCCGGGCGTGCTGAAAGCTTTTATTGACGGCCTGCCCTACCCCGGCGGCATCCGGGGGAAGAAAGCGGCTCTGATCGGGCTGTCGGCTGGCTCCCAAGGAGGCATTCTGGCCCTCAACCACCTGACCGACATTCTAATGTACCTGGGTACCACGGTTTTGCCTACCCGCGTGCGCCTGCCCGGTATTGATGCCCACCTGACGGAGGATGGTGAGCTGCATCATACCCTGTTTATGCAGCTGCTCCGGGAGCAGGCAGAGCAGCTGGTGGCCTGGTAA
- a CDS encoding response regulator transcription factor gives MNVLIVEDERSLAKELAFFLYQQNFQCEVACTGREASELLAVNTYDFVLLDLGLPDYDGLDLLTEAKAQGITAAIIVLTARGEVADRIRGLDLGADDYLAKPFSLPELLSRMHAITRRRFGVAKPLIQFGEFALDMQNRQLLHQGQEVTLSVKEFDLLSYLVLHKNRVLTRLQLTEHIWGNLPEDGYESNYIDAHIKNLRKKLARYSELPWLETVRGLGYRFSL, from the coding sequence ATGAATGTGTTGATTGTAGAGGATGAGCGGAGCCTAGCCAAGGAGTTGGCCTTTTTCCTGTATCAGCAGAATTTTCAGTGCGAAGTGGCCTGCACCGGTCGGGAGGCATCTGAACTGCTGGCCGTGAATACCTACGACTTTGTGCTGCTGGACCTGGGCCTGCCCGATTATGACGGCCTCGACCTTCTCACCGAAGCAAAAGCCCAGGGGATTACGGCCGCCATCATCGTGCTAACGGCCCGCGGCGAGGTAGCCGACCGGATTCGGGGCCTGGATCTGGGTGCCGATGATTATCTGGCCAAGCCGTTTTCCTTGCCCGAACTGCTTTCCCGCATGCACGCCATTACGCGCCGCCGCTTCGGCGTAGCTAAACCCCTCATTCAGTTCGGGGAGTTTGCGCTGGATATGCAGAACCGCCAGCTGCTGCACCAGGGCCAGGAAGTAACGCTGTCGGTAAAGGAATTCGATTTGCTGAGCTACCTGGTGCTGCACAAAAACCGCGTGCTCACGCGCCTGCAACTCACGGAGCACATCTGGGGCAACCTGCCCGAGGATGGCTACGAATCCAACTACATTGATGCGCACATTAAAAATCTGCGCAAAAAGCTGGCGCGCTACTCGGAGCTACCCTGGCTGGAAACCGTGCGGGGCCTGGGCTACCGTTTCAGCCTGTAG
- the ftsZ gene encoding cell division protein FtsZ, producing the protein MDFKFDIPSQSKSIIKVIGVGGGGSNAVNHMFSQGIKDVEFVICNTDKQALHSSSVPNKLQIGVDLTEGLGAGANPERGKQAAIESREQIRELLSNGTKMVFITAGMGGGTGTGAAPVIAKVAKELGILTVGIVTAPFLFEGKKKRQQAEHGIRELSDNCDTVLVILNDKLREIFGNLPIRAAFAKADNVLSTAAKSIAEIITVTSEVNVDFEDVKTVMKDSGAAVMGSSITEGENRARRSAEEALASPLLNNTDIHGAQKILLSIMSGDQAELEMDELTEITEYIQDKAGQDAEVIFGHGIDSTLGQSIRVTVIATGFARDTHNINTQFSAHRSEPTELTPDPQINIFDKDRQEASVTSPMVPTFGTPVAATPVVETAPVTPEPPKVTFDLETSPAAYVPPVAAPSTPMSEPVVYQQPEPVAASPVRAPQQDARIDERRRRLQELSNGLSNEVIKDQLETPAYLRRQVKLENVVPSSERNISRFNLSDDNELLGDNRFLHDNVD; encoded by the coding sequence ATGGATTTTAAATTCGATATTCCTTCTCAATCCAAGTCCATCATTAAGGTGATTGGCGTGGGTGGCGGCGGTTCCAACGCCGTGAACCACATGTTCAGCCAGGGCATTAAGGACGTGGAATTCGTTATCTGCAACACCGATAAGCAGGCGCTGCACAGTTCATCTGTGCCCAACAAGCTGCAGATCGGGGTAGATTTGACGGAAGGCCTTGGTGCCGGCGCTAACCCCGAGCGGGGCAAGCAGGCGGCCATTGAAAGCCGGGAGCAGATCCGGGAGCTGCTGAGCAATGGCACCAAAATGGTGTTCATTACGGCGGGTATGGGCGGTGGTACCGGTACTGGTGCGGCCCCTGTTATTGCCAAAGTAGCCAAGGAGCTGGGTATTCTGACGGTAGGCATTGTTACGGCTCCTTTCCTTTTTGAAGGCAAGAAGAAGCGTCAGCAGGCCGAGCATGGTATCCGGGAACTGAGCGACAACTGCGACACCGTACTGGTGATTCTTAACGATAAGCTGCGCGAGATTTTCGGCAACCTGCCCATCCGTGCCGCCTTCGCCAAAGCCGATAACGTGCTGAGTACGGCCGCCAAATCCATTGCCGAAATCATTACCGTAACGAGCGAAGTCAACGTTGACTTTGAAGACGTGAAAACGGTGATGAAGGACAGCGGTGCCGCTGTAATGGGCTCGAGCATCACGGAAGGTGAAAACCGCGCCCGTCGCTCGGCTGAGGAGGCCCTGGCTTCGCCGCTGCTCAACAACACCGACATTCACGGCGCGCAGAAAATTCTGCTTTCCATTATGTCTGGTGACCAGGCCGAGCTGGAAATGGATGAGCTCACGGAAATCACGGAGTACATTCAGGACAAAGCCGGGCAGGACGCCGAGGTAATCTTCGGTCACGGTATCGACTCAACGCTGGGGCAGAGCATCCGCGTAACGGTTATTGCCACCGGCTTTGCCCGCGACACGCACAACATCAACACACAGTTCAGCGCGCACCGCAGCGAGCCAACTGAGCTGACGCCCGACCCGCAGATTAACATTTTCGATAAGGACCGTCAGGAAGCGTCGGTTACCTCGCCCATGGTGCCTACGTTTGGTACCCCGGTTGCCGCTACACCTGTGGTAGAAACGGCCCCCGTAACGCCGGAGCCGCCTAAGGTGACCTTTGATCTGGAGACGTCGCCGGCTGCTTATGTGCCGCCGGTAGCCGCGCCCTCCACGCCCATGTCGGAGCCTGTGGTGTATCAGCAGCCGGAGCCGGTAGCTGCTTCGCCGGTTCGTGCTCCGCAGCAGGATGCCCGCATTGATGAGCGTCGTCGCCGTTTGCAGGAGCTGAGCAATGGCTTGAGCAATGAGGTGATTAAAGACCAGCTGGAAACGCCCGCGTACCTGCGCCGTCAGGTAAAGCTGGAAAACGTGGTGCCTTCCAGTGAGCGGAACATCTCGCGCTTCAACCTTTCCGACGATAACGAACTGCTGGGCGACAACCGCTTCCTGCACGATAACGTGGACTAA